A genomic stretch from Hemibagrus wyckioides isolate EC202008001 linkage group LG02, SWU_Hwy_1.0, whole genome shotgun sequence includes:
- the jpt2 gene encoding jupiter microtubule associated homolog 2, producing the protein MTSTNTFQGLEDGGKPSSRVLRPPGGGSSNIFGGYEDDAGASRRTNKMASTVFAPPEEPQGGTKRTNPPGGKCSGIFTEPEASSPQHKPVPSGGATSNIFGGPDPNLPTVKSHPNKPKDNISLGSAVTVAAPAPQPKKPEEVKKEVVVSPQATPKKEAPPPEPTPSQDGQPSEKDHEPRLGPRPRSHNRVLNPPGGKSSVVFY; encoded by the exons ATGACTTCGACTAACACTTTTCAAGGGCTCGAGGACGGCGGAAAACCGAGCTCGAG ggttTTGCGACCTCCTGGCGGAGGCAGCAGCAACATTTTCGGTGGCTATGAGGATGATGCCGGTGCTTCGAGACGGACAAACAAGATGGCCTCCACGGTTTTCGCCCCTCCAGAGGAGCCTCAAGGAGGCACCAAACGCACCAACCCTCCAG GTGGAAAGTGCAGTGGGATTTTCACCGAGCCCGAGGCTTCTTCTCCACAACATAAACCCGTTCCTTCGGGTGGAGCGACTAGCAACATTTTTGGAGGGCCGGATCCAAACCTGCCTACAGTTAAAAGTCACCCCAACAAACCAAAG GACAACATAAGTTTGGGTTCAGCAGTTACAGTTGCAGCACCAG CGCCTCAGCCAAAGAAGCCAGAGGAAGTGAAGAAGGAGGTGGTCGTCTCTCCTCAGGCAACTCCCAAAAAAGAAGCTCCCCCTCCTGAACCCACACCCAGCCAGGATGGTCAGCCATCAGAGAAGGACCACGAGCCGCGCCTCGGACCTCGGCCACGTTCACACAACAGAGTGCTCAACCCACCTGGTGGAAAATCCAGCGTGGTCTTCTACTGA